TCTTGTTGATGCAGAGGTAAACACAATACTGATTTGCGTGTGTATGAAAAAGCATCTTTGGTGAACGAGAGTTTTTATCCTTCGGTTTTCTTTTCGGTTTTTCTTGCGGGCCGGTCAGATCGAAAAGTTTCTCCTGTGCCGTTTTCTTTGATCCATCCTTCTTATTCCCTTTTTTCTTGTGTCTTTTTACTTGTGCTACGTATTTCTGATAGGCAATTTTTGCCTGCTGCACATCCTTGCCGAGGTAAATGGTTAGCTTCTTGCCGTCAATAACCGGCGCAAAGTAAAACTGTTTGGCTCTCTTATGGTAATTTAAACTCGCCATGTCTGCGTCTCCTTATAAAAAATTGCTGTAACAAAATACGGTAATAACCTTTTGCGCTAACATAACCATCCTGCTCTATTGAACATACAAACACATCGTCACGCTTTCGTAGTCCGATGCTCTATCCTCCGAAAATTCATCACGGATACCCAATCATCACCTCACCGGCCATTTTTCCGCCCCATTTTTGTACAACGGTACTTGACATAGGCCATAGTGTCAAAAGTGCAGCGATAAAAGGCTTCTTGTTTGAGGCGTGTTGACGTTATTCCCAAATGACTTAGATTTTATAAGTAGGAATTTTTAGTTTTTTAGGCGTAACAGGATGAAAAGCTCGCAATGTCTTTGGAATAGGGGGAGAGAGGAAATGACAAATAGTACACAGTGCACTTGTTACCGGAAGGATATGGAAACACGGGAAACGATAAAAAAAGTGAAATATGACACATTTTAGAAGAAAGGAGGCGCTCTATGAGAAACGAGAACCTTTGAAGCAGCTAATGCGTACAGCACGTGACAAACAGTATTGACTGAATAGTAGCAAGAACAACAGAGGAGATTATGATGGAAAAACGATATGTAAGCGTTAAAAACTATCCGTTTACACGTCTTTCGCGGTCAAGACAATCTATGAGTGGGCAAGTTCGGGTCAAATATCATCGATAAAGTACGGAAGCCGAGTGCTCATTGATTTACATGATATCGACAAAATCATGGAGGCATTAAAACGCAACACGAGTAATCCAAAGAACACCATACGGAAAATTATTGGAGATATTTCGTGCAACTGACTATAATTTCAACTGGCGGTCATACAGACACAAACAACCCCGGGAAAGGAGATCATTATGTATAAACGGGGAGAGGCCTGGTGGACTTGTATCAGGTATAAAGGGAAAAAGTATCAAAAGAGCCTTGAGACTCACAGCAAAAAGGCTGCGCAGGCAATTGAGGCGAAGATCAGAACGGAGATTATAGAAGGGAAATACTTTGAAAAACAAATCGGCGATACGAAAGGTTTTTCGGATCTGATGGAAAAGCGTATGCGGGAACATGCGCCAAAGTTATCCGAGAAAACGCAGAAAAGCTCTGCCTTATATCTGAAAAACCTCAAATCCTCTTTTGATAACAAGGTGTTGTCTGAAATAACGCCCGGCATGATCTATGATTATAAGGTCTTACGGTATGGCGAAGGGGTAAAACCCGCGACGATCAACAAGGAGAACTGGCGATGCTCTCAAAGGCATTCAGCCTGGCAGTAAAGGAATGGGAGTGGGTCAGGGAAAACCCCATTTCCAAGGTGCCGAAAGAGCGGGAGGAGAATGAAAGAGAGCGCTGGTTAACCGGTGAGGAAGAAAAGAGGTTGCTTGAACAGTGCCCGCAGTGGCTTCAGGACATCGTTGTTCTTGATTTGCATACCGGTTTGCGCCAGGATGAGCTCCTGTCTCTTACGTGGGACAAGGTGAACTTACCCGGCAAGCGCATCACTATTGAAAAAACACAAAACACAAAGAAAAGCAAAACAAGGACGATTCCACTAAGCAATGCTGCGCTGGAAGTGTTGATAAAGCAAAACGGGAAGAAAATGCCTGGAAATGATCTGGTCT
Above is a genomic segment from Candidatus Brocadiaceae bacterium containing:
- a CDS encoding site-specific integrase gives rise to the protein MLSKAFSLAVKEWEWVRENPISKVPKEREENERERWLTGEEEKRLLEQCPQWLQDIVVLDLHTGLRQDELLSLTWDKVNLPGKRITIEKTQNTKKSKTRTIPLSNAALEVLIKQNGKKMPGNDLVFFSIAGKKVSADSLRRVFGKSLEKAQIENFTFHDLCHTFATRLAQKGVDIYKISKLLGHASLRMTLRYSHHCPESLRDAVEVLDVDYSMTTFEEKRKVSIA